The Plasmodium yoelii strain 17X genome assembly, chromosome: 8 genome includes a region encoding these proteins:
- a CDS encoding cytochrome c oxidase subunit 5B, putative, with protein MSLSKIFKSVSLNKFGKRNIYNIVNKFGKNEIFNYTQKRTYLHFTRTLPEDYELPLDTFPENINEILTSNKKNHDFIQSYWYWKIRSESNLLNYEKLVKKSYKQLAIDLGMQIANPDNEHMLALLEFYEYLKSSPFIGPFGTIENPVIVPSVHTERVVCCTGGTGENEHVPLFFRCREGFLYRCGECDQIFMHVRVLYSLEDGNDPFPNDQDVDDVFDLNLIEENMKIYNDDQYVRWPVGNVTYRQMFLEGKWGNEKPKQSVYINSGKEDK; from the exons ATGAGTTtaagtaaaatatttaaaagtgTATCATTAAATAAGTTTGggaaaagaaatatatataacatagtaaataaatttggaaaaaatgaaatatttaattacaCACAAAAAAGAACATATTTACATTTCACTCGAACATTACCAGAGGATTATGAATTACCATTAGATACTTTTcctgaaaatataaatgaaatattaacaagtaataaaaaaaatcatgaTTTTATTCAAAGTTATTGGTATTGGAAAATAAGAAGTGAAAGTAATTTgttaaattatgaaaaacttgttaaaaaatcatataaGCAGCTAGCTATTGATCTAGGGATGCAg aTAGCTAACCCTGACAACGAGCATATGCTAGCTTTACTtgaattttatgaatatttaaaatcaTCACCATTTATTGGACCTTTTGGAACAATAGAAAATCCAGTGATAGTGCCTAGTGTACATACCGAGAGAGTAGTATGTTGTACAGGGGGAACAGGTGAAAATGAGCATGTCCCATTATTTTTTCGATGTCGAGAAGGGTTTTTATATCGTTGTGGTGAGTGTGATCAGATTTTTATGCATGTTAgagttttatattcattagaAGATGGGAATGATCCATTTCCTAATGATCAAGATGTAGATGAtgtttttgatttaaatttaatagaagaaaatatgaaaatatataatgacgACCAATATGTACGATGGCCAGTAGGAAATGTTACTTATCGCCAAATGTTTCTTGAAGGAAAATGGGGAAATGAAAAACCTAAACAATCTGTTTACATAAATTCAGGAAAGGAAGATAAATAA
- a CDS encoding serine/threonine protein phosphatase 4, putative, with translation MTNTKNLDKQIDILKKCQLLAESEVKNLCNEAKLLLVSQENIRYVSLPVIICGDIHGQFYDLKELFNIGNELPETNYIFLGDYVDRGKYSVETFLLLLALKLKYPNQITLIRGNHESRQITEVYGFYDECIKKYGSVNVWKYCTEVFDYLPISAIINEYYFCIHGGLSPSFAKIDDLKKIKRIQEIPRYGTLCDIMWSDPSDIIGWEKSPRGAGHLFGSDIVHKFCYINNIQLIARAHQLIMEGYKWWFDKKLVTIWSAPNYCYRCGNIASIMQIDENSNFTFKCFGPSSVEDTSPIFLKKQPPIYFS, from the coding sequence ATGactaatacaaaaaatttgGATAAACAAAtagatattttaaaaaaatgtcaaCTTCTTGCGGAAAGTGAagtaaaaaatttatgtaacgaagcaaaattattattagttAGCCAAGAAAATATAAGATATGTATCATTACCAGTTATCATATGTGGTGATATACATGGACAGTTTTATGATTTAaaagaattatttaatattggTAATGAATTGCCAGAaactaattatatatttttaggaGATTATGTCGATAGAGGAAAATATAGTGttgaaacatttttattattattagctCTAAAGTTAAAATATCCAAATCAAATCACTTTAATTCGAGGTAATCATGAAAGCCGACAAATAACTGAAGTATATGGTTTTTATGATGaatgcataaaaaaatatggttCAGTAAATGTATGGAAATATTGTACAGAAGTTTTTGACTATTTACCTATAAGTGCAATTATTaatgaatattatttttgtatacaTGGTGGTTTATCACCTTCTTTTGCAAAAATtgatgatttaaaaaaaataaaaagaatacAAGAAATTCCAAGATATGGAACTTTATGTGATATAATGTGGTCAGATCCATCTGATATAATTGGATGGGAAAAAAGTCCAAGAGGTGCAGGTCATTTATTTGGTTCTGACATTGTTCAtaaattttgttatattaataatatacaacTTATAGCTAGAGCTCACCAATTAATAATGGAAGGATATAAATGGTGGTTTGATAAAAAACTTGTTACTATTTGGTCTGCTCCTAATTATTGTTATCGTTGTGGAAATATTGCTAGTATTATGCAGATTGATGAAAATTCAAATTTCACTTTTAAATGTTTTGGTCCATCATCTGTTGAGGATACTTctccaatttttttaaaaaaacagCCACCGATCTATTTCTCATGA
- a CDS encoding phosphatidylserine decarboxylase, putative has product MKENKNKSRFSLLYRNKYMITSITLLSIIIMFQYKYHEVLSVYNNDITVHQSSKLYLARLLFGRTRSRITGKLLEIEIPHNYRLFIYNLLIKYMNINKNEIKYPIESYKSISELFSRYIREETRPIEDISDYSIISPCDSEIVDFGELTQNINNVKGLNFNVETFLGVNLQKKYNDDTTKFYYAIFYLSPKKYHHFHAPFDFTYNMRRHISGEVFPLFKGMFKFINNIFNINERVILGGEWKGGKVYYAAISAYNVGNIKIVNDNELLTNNLRSQLTYIGGDIDTKFYENHKKVEIGDEIGEFKLGSSIIIIFENKNNFIWNVKENQTVSVGQRIGGITRPTPPQNKVIKIKS; this is encoded by the coding sequence atgaaggaaaataaaaacaaaagtaGATTTTCACTTTTGTACAGAAACAAATATATGATAACAAGTATAACATTATTATCTATAATTATAATGTTccaatataaatatcatgAAGTTTTATCAGTTTATAACAATGATATAACAGTACATCAAAGTAGTAAATTATATTTGGCTCGTTTATTATTTGGTAGAACCCGAAGTAGAATAACTGGAAAATTGTTAGAAATAGAAATTCCGCATAATTAtcgtttatttatttataatttgttaataaaatatatgaacattaataaaaatgaaataaaatatccaATCGAATCATATAAATCAATAAGTGAATTATTTTCAAGATATATTAGAGAAGAAACAAGGCCTATTGAAGATATTAGTGATTATTCTATAATTAGTCCATGTGATAGTGAAATAGTCGATTTTGGTGAATTgactcaaaatataaataatgttaaAGGACTAAATTTTAATGTTGAAACATTTTTAGGAgtaaatttacaaaaaaaatataatgatgatacaacgaaattttattatgctattttttatttaagcccaaaaaaatatcatcattttcatgCCCCATTTGattttacatataatatGAGAAGACATATATCTGGTGAAGTTTTTCCATTATTTAAAGGAatgtttaaatttataaataatatatttaatattaatgaacGTGTTATATTAGGTGGTGAATGGAAAGGTGGGAAAGTTTACTATGCAGCAATTAGTGCATATAATGTTGgtaatataaaaatcgtAAATGATAATGAATTGCTTACTAACAATTTAAGATCTCAACTAACATACATAGGGGGAGATATTGATACGAAGTTTTATGAAAATCACAAAAAAGTTGAAATAGGCGATGAAATTGGTGAGTTTAAGTTGGGGTCAtctataataattatatttgagaataaaaataattttatatggaATGTCAAGGAAAACCAAACTGTCTCCGTGGGCCAGAGAATTGGGGGCATTACTCGCCCAACCCCCCCCCAAAACAAAgtaattaaaattaagagCTAA
- a CDS encoding cytochrome c oxidase subunit 6B, putative — translation MAESNSLNHKFMKNYDEITSQNPHSSDPRFLQMNQFNHCAYRYTMFCRCAKELGDDDPRCKFQYYRAQIACTVEQLEEWDDQRQKGTCVMDTLPDRLTAHLRQ, via the exons ATGGCTGAGTCAAATAGTTTAAATCacaaatttatgaaaaattatgatgaaaTAACTTCCCAAAATCCTCACAGCAGT GATCCAAGATTTTTGCAAATGAATCAATTTAATCATTGTGCATATAGATATACAATGTTTTGTCGTTGTGCAAAAGAACTTGGAGATGATGATCCACGTTGCAA attTCAATACTATCGAGCACAAATTGCTTGTACTGTCGAGCAGCTTGAAGAATGGGATGATCAAAGACAAAAAg GAACATGTGTTATGGACACTTTACCTGACCGTCTAACTGCTCATTTAAGGCagtaa
- a CDS encoding RNA-binding protein, putative: protein MFTIRWVDLLSSESNLNNSFLNSYNADLDNSNVGINLKIKNLKLSDNSEKVENDETEKKILIDDSKNEVSEKVDKSKKDNCNDNDVKNVNCNEKNISSEINKNSNKPNLITNLESGIKKQNDISSNVEENNNKKIQKNNTTKGDGKIGKKINDKNIKYNEKENLINSENDDKNNVKGKRQSLTKLRKTSIGNSVKSGHSCSVSRATSNSSMKRNSYNAQKSKKNNNKKDVKNSYFSKYIVEKKNNNEKNGEQNAEQTEQTNKNAENDENDENDENDENDENAENAKNDPNLNEKTNMNELSANGNKKFSNLLTMPANNLIGTLSKGKKRKERNIDDHTSMSKINCTISHDIEIDDDNNIPLNPTKKVKNKQKNKINNENNFGNENATPTIYNKMNLKGLTEINYLTKINKENINLEKFNNFNNNFINYLGDIRNNPIDSMHSVNNNRVNSRLKEIAVGKSTKEYKNYVKLVKYEDRMDDDPATPNAYENITNAKFQAKYNLWRKKLHKFDTIN from the exons atgtttacaATTAGATGGGTAGATCTGTTATCTAGTGAATCAA ATCTAAATAACAGTTTCttaaattcatataatgCAGATTTGGATAATAGTAATGTTggtattaatttaaaaataaaaaatttaaagctTTCAGATAATTCTGAAAAGGTAGAAAATGATGagacagaaaaaaaaattttaattgaTGATTCAAAAAATGAAGTTTCTGAAAAAGTagataaaagtaaaaaagataattgcaatgataatgatgtgaaaaatgtaaattgtaatgaaaaaaatataagttcagaaataaataaaaatagtaacaaACCAAATTTAATAACCAATTTAGAATCtggaataaaaaaacaaaatgatatATCTAGTAATGTTGAagagaataataataaaaaaattcagAAGAATAATACAACTAAAGGAGATGGaaaaataggaaaaaaaataaatgataaaaatataaaatataatgaaaaagaaaatttaattaatagtgaaaatgatgataaaaataatgtaaaagGAAAAAGACAATCTTTAACTAAATTAAGAAAAACATCAATTGGAAATTCAGTCAAATCAGGACATTCTTGTTCTGTATCTCGTGCAACATCTAATTCATCGATGAAAAGAAATTCATATAATGCtcaaaaaagcaaaaaaaataataacaaaaaagaTGTAAAAAATTCCTacttttcaaaatatatagttgaaaaaaaaaacaataatgaaaaaaatggagaGCAAAATGCAGAGCAGACTGAACAAACTAACAAAAATGCTGAAAATGACGAAAATGACGAAAATGACGAAAATGACGAAAATGACGAAAATGCTGAAAATGCTAAAAATGATCCCAATTTAAACGAAAAAACTAACATGAATGAATTATCAgcaaatggaaataaaaaatttagtaACCTTTTAACAATGCCTGCTAACAATTTAATAGGAACATTATCcaaaggaaaaaaaagaaaagaaagaAATATAGATGATCATACAAGTATgtcaaaaataaattgtaCAATATCTCATGATATAGAAAtagatgatgataataatattccaTTAAACCCAActaaaaaagttaaaaataaacaaaaaaataaaataaataatgaaaataattttggaAATGAAAATGCTACTCCaactatttataataaaatgaatttaaaaggACTAACAGAAATTAActatttaacaaaaataaataaagaaaatattaatttagaaaaattcaataattttaataataattttattaattatttaggAGATATACGAAACAATCCAATTGATTCTATGCATAGTGTCAATAATAATAGAGTAAATAGTAGACTTAAAGAAATAGCTGTTGGAAAATCAAcaaaagaatataaaaattatgttaaGCTTGTTAAATATGAAGATAGAATGGATGATGATCCAGCAACTCCTAATgcatatgaaaatataaccAATGCAAAATTTCAAGCTAAATATAATTTGTGGcgaaaaaaattacataaatttgatacaataaattaa